In Arachis hypogaea cultivar Tifrunner chromosome 7, arahy.Tifrunner.gnm2.J5K5, whole genome shotgun sequence, the genomic window TtgattcatttatgaattttggcaTTTcacagaagagaaaaataaaggtACTAGATTCTTGCCTTTCCATTCATGGCCATCTGTGCCTTGCGGGCTTCTTCCTCCTTAGCAAAGGTCACGTATCCAAAACCCTTAGATCTGTTCTTGGCTTTGTTCAGTACTATATCAGCTGGAAAAGGGAAATGACATTGACAGGTACATTAAGATTTTAATATGGGGACGTTCATGTTCAATGCTTGTAGTGAGAATAGAAGAACATACCATTTAGGACATTGCCATATTCTGAAAAGGCTTCAGCTAATTTCTCTTTTGTGGTAGAAAATGCTAAACCTGCACCAAGATTTTCATTCAGTTCATGTCACAGCAACAGCAAAACAAGAGAACTTAAATTTCGGGGCAAAGGCAAATCAAACACTTCTATAACAgtaataaataaagaaatcattAAATCTAAAGTAATGCAAGTTATTGCTTGATTCCTACTCAAAGGCGGCTGGCGGCTGCAACTACTTAGTTGCATTGTAATATGCTATTATTTCCTTTTTCTAATTGCTCTGGGACCATTTGCTTTACTTCTATTTCTGAAATCATCTTTTACAGCAATGATGTGCAAAACAGATTTCATTAAGTATAAACCCCCAATGTTGAATCAATCCATTTGAATCCAATGCTAAAACCAATAGCAGGAATAACCAGCCGTGCTCTGCAGTTATTCAAATGTCCATAGTAAAAGCAATTGCTTGAACAGAACTTTAAGATAATCAAGAAAACAGCTCAAATTAGCAGACTATTgaaaaaatcaaactaaatttTTGGTACTCAAGTTTGCAAATAGTAATAATGATACTACACAAGAGAGGGAGAGTCCCAGGAAAACGAAAAGGGTGTGTGTAGCTATGTACCTTTGACAAAAATCTTGGAAGAAATTGATCGGAGGAAAAGAAGCTGAGAAAGAGACCGGTGCTGTTGACACCATATTTGCCGCAGACCCTCCATGCTTCAGCTTCAACTTCAACTGTCACtcaacaaaataatttatattcaattattacaattcataaaaaaaatccaaaattatcCACCAAAATCTCATGTAACTAATCTCAAgtaccaaataaaaaataaacaaagctAATACTAAATTTTATTATCAACCATCATAAATAACAAagctaatattaaattttattatcaaaatccCAATCTAAAGCTTTTGTATCTACTATTTTTGCAAATGCTGTGGCATAAGCATTTAGGCACCCTCAACAAAGATTGTATATACCATAATATGACCAGGAAAAAAAAGGATTGAACATAACAACCTAATTTGATCAATAATGTGATCAGAAATTTTATCAATAATTTAGTCAGCAATTTAGCAACAGCAGGACCAACAACAATACAACGATAGCAGCAGCAACATTAGCACTTgattaacaataaaaattaaaacagtgtagcagcaaaaacaaaaaaacagagGTAGAGGCAGAGAGGCGGAGCAGACCGGTGGAGAGGAGGCGGCAGAGGGGAGAAGAGGAGGCAGCTGTTAAGCAGAAAAGAGAGTAGGCCGCCGCGGAGAAGAAGGGAAGCGAGGTCAGCTAGCAAGAGCCGAGAAGCCTCATTCAGAGAAAGACAAAACAGATCAACGCTTGGGCCTGGGCCTGGGCCCAGGGGCAAGAGGATAATGGGTAAAGCAAACTAATCTAGGGTTGAATAAATGGTCAAATTAGTCCGGAAAGATCACTCGTTTTCTAAATTAGTCTTCTAAATTAGTTTTTgagagatttttttaattaaatttatcctttaaaaattataaattagtcaTGTTTGTCCTTGTAGGTTATTATAGGTTATGACCAAGAAAAGGTTAGTGgaccaaaaaagaaagaaaggttaTTATAGGTTAATGAAGAAAACACAAAAACCCAAGTCCTAAACTAAAACCAAAGTTGTGAGACCTAAACCGGTTAATGAACCAGTCGAGTGATTGGTtcaatcaaggttctgaaaaccgaaccggtcatcgaaccgctctagctactggttcactggttcataggttcaaccggttcgaccgtggttgaaccgaaaaaaccgttttataataaaataataaataaaatataaataaacagatgaaaatataattatagtctaatgtaagctttaaaatatcattcaaagaAAATGTTTTTCTGAATCTCTTTCAATAAACCTTTAAGGCTTTAACCACTCAAAAGAATCTTAAGTTGTTATATGAGTGCTGAGATAGCTGAACCTAGGAAATTGGCTGCACCTTAGATGGCAGTTTTGCAGGTTTTTTCACTTCAGAAACCAGGGACAGCTGCAAATCAGGCTCAAATATTAGCTAAATATATATCAAAGAAAGTATGGATCATATTAACATTGGAGAAATGGAATACAATATGTAAGTACCTTGCTAAGTAAATCTGTAGGTGGTTCATAATTAAGTCTCTTGTCATTTGGTTCCTATAaagacaaaagaaagaaagagggagTCGGAATTCAAATAAGAAACATACACAGAATGATTCATTCACATCTCAAATACAAGCATAAGATTAGTACATTACCAGTGGATATACTTTGATACTTCGGAAGACACCTCTTTCACCTTTGTTCGATCGTTGCTAATAAAAGCACCACACCCAGTTATAATCAATCACTTTACTTTACtaaaataaaacatgaaaaattgaaccTATTCAAAAATCAGTTTTACAAACCGCATCCTTAGGCTCTCCTTGGAGTTTGTTAGTCATTCCATATTTCTCCTGCCTTGAGCCATCGCTAGAGTTTGTCCTAGAAGAGTAATATAAGCAGATAACAGATTATAATTGCTCACTTAAATGCAAAGATAATGAACAAGTCTAGAATATGAAATTGACGAAGAAGAGGAACCagatttcaattttgaatttcaacCACAACAACAATAAGAAGAATCAAACAGAAATTGCAGATCAAACacgaattcaaaattcaaatccagaaattcaaaaaaaaaataactctaaATCCAGAAAATCAAGTACGCTTAGAgacaattgcaaagaaagtagatttATAAATCAAGTACGCCTAAACAAAGTTCACAGTTCAGTTCACACTTCACAGAGCTTCACAACCTTCACACTTCACAGTGAAAAAAATTAGGGTATCCAACTATTCTGTTAAGAGGTCAAGAGctagaaataaattaatttatagcaGCAGCAGCATAACAAATCCATTTTAAGCAATAATTTCAACAATAACAGTTACCTATTCCATAGTCAAGTGCAAAACCTATTCACAAGAGGAGAACCTGTTCGATTCatatcaatttatatttttttcttattcattagAACAAAGATACTTACTAATGCAATGCAGCAAATTGAATTACCCATGAAAACAATATGTCACTCACTTTCAGCTTCACATACACTATggttttttaaatactttttagtgATACAGGTGCCAAAAACAGCAATCTGCTCTTAAATAATACCAAAGTCAATTCTTGATTGAATCGTAAatcctaaataaaaaataatattgcgGATTCACAATTCTTGGCACCGTTTCCAGAGGTAATCTAACTGCCATGGTGTTTAATCACATCAGTAAAAAATCAATAATCAGTAAAGAACCTGAGCTAATCACAAAACATTCATTAATCAATAAAATCGCAACACACAAAATCAGAGCTAATCGCAAAAACAGAGCATAAAAAAGTAGGAAAAAATGAAGAACAACTGAACAACTGAAGAACAAGCGAGCAAGACGTTCACTGACCTTCGAAGGCGACGCCGACAGACCCTTCATTGATGGACGACACCGACCACACG contains:
- the LOC112702689 gene encoding uncharacterized protein isoform X4; amino-acid sequence: MTNKLQGEPKDAQRSNKGERGVFRSIKVYPLEPNDKRLNYEPPTDLLSKLSLVSEVKKPAKLPSKLKLKLKHGGSAANMVSTAPVSFSASFPPINFFQDFCQRFSIFYHKREIS
- the LOC112702689 gene encoding uncharacterized protein isoform X1; its protein translation is MTNKLQGEPKDAQRSNKGERGVFRSIKVYPLEPNDKRLNYEPPTDLLSKLSLVSEVKKPAKLPSKLTSLPFFSAAAYSLFCLTAASSSPLCRLLSTVEVEAEAWRVCGKYGVNSTGLFLSFFSSDQFLPRFLSKSTAGYSCYWF
- the LOC112702689 gene encoding uncharacterized protein isoform X3, which encodes MTNKLQGEPKDAQRSNKGERGVFRSIKVYPLEPNDKRLNYEPPTDLLSKLSLVSEVKKPAKLPSKLKLKLKHGGSAANMVSTAPVSFSASFPPINFFQDFCQRARLVIPAIGFSIGFKWIDSTLGVYT
- the LOC112702689 gene encoding uncharacterized protein isoform X2, with product MTNKLQGEPKDAQRSNKGERGVFRSIKVYPLEPNDKRLNYEPPTDLLSKLSLVSEVKKPAKLPSKLTSLPFFSAAAYSLFCLTAASSSPLCRLLSTVEVEAEAWRVCGKYGVNSTGLFLSFFSSDQFLPRFLSKV